A window from Corynebacterium urealyticum DSM 7109 encodes these proteins:
- a CDS encoding MATE family efflux transporter: MQEPTTLREFEDVGTRKILALAWPALIVLAATPLYLLLDTAVVGRLGATSLAGLATGAVVLSTVTTQLTFLSYGTTARAARHFGAGRTTDAVYEGIQASWIALGVGAVLAVGLFFFSPTISLALSGDAEVAAEATNWLKVTSLSVIPALFIMAGNGWLRGLSNTRLPLYSTLAGVIPMAVTVPLAVRRWGLVGSAIANVAGELIIAACFLGALVFHWRKFGDHRSMRPNGRVIRTQLAMGRDLIARSLSFQAAFLSAAAVAGRIGAPALAAHQILLQLWNLVSLLLDSVAIAAQALVGAALGAGSARAARSVARQVLKFSLGASVVLAVFFGLGSRAVPQLFTADAPVLDQIGGPWWVFVSIIVIGGAVFALDGVLLGAADVAFLRNASIAAAVIGFIPLVWLSLAFDVGLIGVWAGLAAFMLIRFGAVLWRYRGDAWTVSADQREERGTQGATAA; this comes from the coding sequence GTGCAGGAGCCCACAACGCTGCGGGAGTTCGAGGACGTCGGAACCCGAAAGATCCTCGCGCTGGCCTGGCCGGCGCTCATCGTGCTGGCAGCCACTCCGCTGTACCTGCTGCTGGACACCGCCGTCGTCGGGCGCCTGGGGGCGACCTCCCTGGCTGGACTCGCGACGGGTGCGGTGGTGCTGAGCACCGTCACCACGCAGCTGACCTTTCTTTCCTACGGCACCACGGCCCGCGCCGCGCGGCACTTCGGGGCAGGGCGCACCACCGATGCTGTCTACGAGGGCATTCAGGCCTCCTGGATCGCACTCGGCGTTGGGGCGGTGCTCGCGGTGGGCCTGTTCTTTTTCTCCCCGACCATTTCCCTTGCCTTATCCGGAGACGCCGAGGTGGCGGCCGAGGCCACCAACTGGCTTAAAGTCACCAGCCTGTCGGTGATTCCCGCGCTGTTCATCATGGCGGGTAACGGCTGGCTGCGGGGACTGTCCAACACGCGGCTCCCGCTCTATTCCACGCTGGCCGGGGTCATCCCCATGGCTGTGACTGTCCCACTGGCCGTACGCCGCTGGGGGCTTGTGGGATCCGCGATCGCGAACGTCGCCGGTGAGCTGATCATCGCCGCGTGTTTCCTGGGGGCGTTGGTGTTTCACTGGCGCAAGTTCGGGGATCACCGCTCGATGCGCCCCAACGGGAGGGTGATCCGCACGCAGCTGGCGATGGGGCGTGACCTCATCGCCCGGTCTCTGTCCTTCCAAGCGGCATTCCTTTCCGCAGCGGCGGTGGCCGGGCGGATCGGAGCCCCGGCGCTGGCCGCTCACCAGATTCTGCTGCAACTGTGGAACCTCGTGTCTCTGCTGCTGGATAGCGTCGCGATTGCTGCCCAAGCCTTGGTGGGGGCCGCCTTGGGCGCTGGTTCGGCGCGAGCGGCCCGCTCCGTGGCACGCCAGGTGTTGAAGTTTTCGCTGGGGGCTTCGGTGGTGCTGGCGGTCTTCTTCGGGTTGGGATCGCGGGCTGTTCCCCAGCTCTTTACGGCCGATGCCCCCGTGCTCGATCAGATTGGTGGACCGTGGTGGGTCTTCGTTTCCATCATCGTGATCGGCGGAGCCGTCTTCGCACTGGACGGGGTGCTGCTGGGAGCCGCGGACGTGGCATTCCTGCGCAATGCTAGCATCGCGGCGGCTGTCATCGGCTTCATTCCACTGGTCTGGCTGAGCCTCGCTTTCGACGTCGGCCTGATCGGGGTATGGGCAGGGTTGGCTGCTTTCATGCTGATCCGTTTCGGCGCGGTTCTGTGGCGCTACCGCGGTGACGCCTGGACGGTGAGCGCTGATCAGCGGGAGGAGCGAGGCACCCAGGGCGCCACGGCAGCCTAG
- the rbfA gene encoding 30S ribosome-binding factor RbfA, whose protein sequence is MADNARAARMAKRIQQIVAVAIEREIKDPRLEYVTITDTRMTGDLHDASVFYTVRGASIDEEPDVPLAAAALESAKGQLRKIVGDQLSVRFTPTLSFVHDTVPEASAHMEKLLAEARAKDEAVRAQAAQAKPAGEANPYKERN, encoded by the coding sequence ATGGCTGATAATGCTCGCGCCGCGCGCATGGCCAAGCGCATCCAACAGATCGTCGCCGTCGCCATCGAGCGGGAGATCAAGGACCCACGCCTGGAGTACGTGACCATCACGGACACCCGGATGACCGGCGACCTGCACGACGCCAGCGTGTTCTACACCGTCCGTGGCGCATCCATCGACGAGGAGCCGGATGTTCCGCTGGCTGCCGCCGCGCTGGAGAGCGCCAAGGGCCAGCTCCGAAAGATCGTGGGCGACCAGCTCAGCGTCCGCTTCACGCCGACCCTGAGCTTCGTGCACGACACCGTCCCGGAGGCGTCCGCTCACATGGAGAAGCTGCTCGCCGAGGCTCGCGCGAAGGACGAGGCCGTGCGTGCCCAGGCTGCCCAGGCCAAGCCCGCGGGCGAGGCCAACCCCTATAAGGAGCGCAACTAG
- the truB gene encoding tRNA pseudouridine(55) synthase TruB: MAHKHSPSENTQRSGDEVAPAADRPTQPPSLLDRSGLIILDKPAGASSHDMVAKVRRIMGTKKVGHSGTLDPMATGVLMLGIERGTKFLAHVVTHDKRYEATMAFGASTVTDDVEGEVLQTADPAEIDAFTVEAMTARLGEIFADFQGEIMQRPTSVSSIKINGRRAHELVREGKEVDIPPRPITIHSLSFSDVRREETAEGPRWLVDVSVHCSSGTYIRAIARDVGEALGLGGYLTALRRTSVGPFDIAEAVTLDELADTPELSLSLDTAMQVCFPTRPITEEQAANLALGKWLEPIGLKGVHAAVDPQGHAIALIKEKGRRAASEFVARPHGLV; encoded by the coding sequence ATGGCTCATAAGCACTCCCCTTCCGAAAACACCCAGCGCTCTGGCGACGAGGTGGCCCCTGCCGCCGATCGGCCGACGCAGCCGCCTAGCCTGCTCGACCGTTCCGGTTTGATCATCCTGGACAAGCCCGCTGGCGCGAGCAGCCACGACATGGTTGCGAAAGTTCGCCGGATCATGGGCACCAAGAAGGTTGGCCACTCCGGGACTCTGGACCCCATGGCCACCGGTGTGCTGATGCTGGGCATCGAACGGGGTACCAAATTCCTCGCCCACGTCGTCACGCACGATAAGCGTTACGAGGCAACGATGGCCTTCGGGGCGAGCACCGTCACCGACGACGTCGAAGGTGAGGTGCTGCAAACCGCGGACCCAGCAGAGATCGACGCGTTCACCGTCGAGGCAATGACGGCACGGCTCGGCGAGATCTTCGCGGATTTCCAAGGGGAGATCATGCAGCGGCCGACCTCCGTGTCATCCATCAAGATCAACGGACGCCGAGCCCACGAGCTGGTTCGGGAGGGCAAGGAGGTCGACATTCCCCCTCGCCCGATCACCATCCACTCGTTGAGCTTCTCCGATGTCCGTCGCGAAGAGACCGCCGAGGGACCTCGCTGGCTGGTCGATGTCAGCGTCCACTGCAGCTCCGGGACGTATATCCGCGCCATCGCCCGCGACGTCGGCGAGGCACTAGGGTTGGGCGGTTATCTCACCGCGCTGCGCCGCACCAGCGTGGGGCCGTTCGATATCGCTGAGGCCGTCACCCTCGACGAACTTGCCGACACCCCGGAGCTGAGCTTGAGCCTCGATACTGCAATGCAGGTCTGCTTCCCCACCCGGCCGATCACCGAAGAGCAGGCAGCGAACCTAGCCCTGGGTAAGTGGCTGGAGCCAATCGGGTTGAAGGGGGTTCACGCTGCTGTGGATCCGCAGGGCCACGCGATCGCGCTGATTAAGGAGAAGGGTCGGCGTGCGGCCAGCGAGTTCGTCGCCCGCCCCCACGGGTTGGTTTAG
- the dapA gene encoding 4-hydroxy-tetrahydrodipicolinate synthase: MSTGNAAIRGAEHFGTVSVAMVTPFHKDGTIDLKAGVELAGYLVDKGCDSLVLAGTTGESPTTTNEEKINLLKAVRAELGDSVKLIAGTGTNNTASTIELSRLSQDAGADSLLVVTPYYSRPSQEGLFQHFTAVADSVDLPICLYDIPSRSVVPIELDTIQRLSEHENIQAVKDAKGKLPEALQLLQNTDLAWYSGDDPLNLPFLSVGATGFISVIGHLAADRLRALRDAYDQGDLAGAQQIAASLAPLERAQGRLGGVTMVKAALKLRGKDVGAPRLPILEVDPAELDQLEQDLQDAGV, from the coding sequence ATGAGTACAGGTAATGCAGCAATTCGTGGTGCTGAACACTTCGGAACGGTCTCTGTGGCAATGGTGACGCCATTCCACAAGGACGGGACTATCGACCTGAAGGCGGGCGTCGAGCTCGCCGGTTACCTGGTTGATAAAGGCTGCGATTCTCTCGTTCTCGCTGGTACGACCGGAGAATCTCCAACCACGACCAACGAGGAGAAGATCAACCTACTCAAGGCAGTTCGCGCTGAACTCGGCGATAGCGTCAAGCTGATCGCTGGCACCGGCACGAACAACACCGCGAGCACCATCGAACTCTCCCGGCTGTCGCAGGACGCCGGCGCAGATTCGCTGCTCGTCGTCACCCCGTACTACTCTCGACCGAGCCAGGAGGGGCTGTTTCAGCACTTCACTGCGGTTGCGGACAGCGTCGACCTCCCGATTTGCCTCTACGACATTCCGTCCCGGTCGGTCGTCCCCATCGAACTGGACACCATCCAGCGGTTGTCGGAGCACGAGAACATTCAGGCAGTCAAGGATGCCAAGGGCAAGCTTCCGGAGGCACTGCAGTTGCTGCAGAACACGGATCTGGCCTGGTACTCCGGCGATGACCCGCTGAACCTGCCGTTCCTTTCGGTCGGTGCGACGGGTTTCATTTCCGTGATCGGGCACCTGGCTGCGGACAGGCTGCGCGCCCTGCGCGACGCCTATGACCAGGGCGACCTGGCAGGCGCTCAGCAGATCGCGGCGAGCCTGGCCCCGCTGGAGCGGGCCCAGGGAAGGCTCGGGGGAGTGACGATGGTGAAGGCGGCACTGAAGCTGCGTGGCAAGGACGTTGGTGCGCCGCGCCTACCAATTTTGGAAGTAGACCCAGCCGAACTTGATCAGCTGGAACAAGACCTGCAGGATGCAGGGGTTTAA
- the dapB gene encoding 4-hydroxy-tetrahydrodipicolinate reductase → MIRVGVLGAKGRVGTTIVAEVEQNPNLELSAALDHGDDLQELVDAKTDVVVDFTQPDSVMSNVEFCIRNGIHAVIGTTGWTEERYETVRSLLQDSPKVGVLVAPNFAISAVLTMKFAEIAAPFFESAEVIEFHHPNKLDAPSGTAVHTAEGIARARREAGLEEQPDATAQSLDGARGSDVQGVPVHAVRMTGMVAHEEVIFGTRGQSLTIRQDSYDRESFVPGVVIGVEKIADNPGLTIGLEKFLGLD, encoded by the coding sequence ATGATCCGCGTAGGAGTACTTGGCGCCAAGGGGCGCGTCGGCACCACCATCGTCGCTGAGGTCGAACAGAATCCGAACCTGGAGCTCTCGGCCGCCCTGGACCACGGCGATGATCTGCAGGAGCTTGTGGATGCCAAGACCGACGTGGTCGTGGACTTCACCCAGCCGGACTCGGTGATGAGCAACGTGGAGTTCTGCATCCGCAACGGCATCCACGCGGTCATCGGCACCACCGGCTGGACCGAGGAGCGCTATGAGACGGTCCGCAGCCTGCTGCAGGACTCCCCGAAGGTCGGTGTGCTGGTGGCCCCGAACTTCGCCATCTCCGCGGTGCTGACGATGAAGTTCGCAGAGATCGCCGCACCATTCTTCGAGTCCGCCGAGGTTATCGAGTTCCACCACCCAAATAAGCTTGACGCTCCTTCCGGCACCGCCGTACACACCGCCGAGGGGATCGCGCGGGCTCGCCGTGAGGCAGGGCTCGAAGAGCAGCCGGACGCCACCGCCCAGTCCCTCGACGGCGCCCGAGGCAGCGACGTCCAGGGGGTGCCCGTTCACGCGGTGCGCATGACCGGCATGGTGGCACACGAGGAGGTGATCTTCGGTACCCGCGGGCAGTCGCTGACCATCCGTCAGGACTCTTATGACCGCGAGTCCTTCGTGCCGGGGGTCGTCATCGGTGTTGAAAAGATCGCCGACAACCCGGGGCTGACGATTGGCCTCGAGAAGTTCCTGGGGCTGGACTAG
- a CDS encoding bifunctional riboflavin kinase/FAD synthetase: MSHGASLWVKIPNVSIWYGLDRVPHNLEGAAVTIGVFDGVHRGHQELINRAVAKAKELGVPAVMFTFDPHPTVVFQPESVPKLLGTVEERAQLAMDLGIDHVVVQAFTPEIASWSPEEYIDRALLDTLRAKHVVVGENFTFGHKASGTPDTLREVSQNRDFTVDVVPLLSEDNHTVCSTWIRQRIAEGDMTAAAEALGRPFSVEGVVTHGAGRGGRALGFPTANLYFPDIYALPSDGVYAGYLEILPNQAELSHQRLSDKVGTMPVGAKLPAAISVGTNPTFGHEPRSVESFVLDHEADLYDFEVRVSFVSRIRGQEKYDSLDELIAAIDRDVAATRKAVLG; encoded by the coding sequence ATGAGCCATGGCGCCAGTCTATGGGTTAAGATCCCCAACGTGAGTATCTGGTACGGGCTTGATCGTGTTCCCCACAACCTTGAAGGTGCAGCCGTGACAATCGGCGTGTTCGACGGCGTGCACCGCGGGCACCAAGAACTGATTAACCGAGCTGTGGCTAAGGCCAAGGAGCTCGGCGTCCCCGCAGTGATGTTTACCTTCGATCCACACCCGACCGTGGTCTTCCAGCCGGAATCCGTTCCGAAGTTGCTGGGCACGGTGGAGGAGCGCGCGCAGCTGGCGATGGATCTCGGGATTGACCACGTCGTCGTTCAGGCCTTCACCCCGGAGATCGCCTCCTGGTCCCCAGAGGAATACATCGACCGGGCGTTGCTCGACACCTTGCGGGCCAAGCATGTCGTGGTGGGGGAGAACTTCACCTTCGGCCACAAAGCCTCCGGTACCCCCGACACGCTCCGGGAGGTCTCCCAAAACCGGGACTTCACGGTGGATGTGGTTCCGCTGCTTTCTGAAGACAACCACACGGTCTGCTCCACCTGGATCCGGCAGCGCATCGCCGAGGGGGATATGACGGCCGCAGCGGAGGCGTTGGGCCGTCCGTTTTCCGTGGAGGGCGTGGTGACCCACGGCGCAGGCCGGGGTGGCCGCGCGCTGGGTTTCCCGACCGCGAACCTGTACTTCCCGGATATCTATGCGCTGCCTTCCGATGGGGTGTACGCCGGTTACCTGGAGATCCTGCCGAACCAGGCGGAGCTGTCCCACCAGAGGCTGAGCGACAAGGTTGGCACCATGCCGGTGGGGGCCAAGCTTCCTGCGGCGATCTCCGTGGGTACGAACCCGACCTTCGGCCACGAGCCGCGTAGCGTCGAGTCCTTCGTCCTCGACCATGAGGCCGACCTTTATGATTTCGAGGTCCGCGTCAGCTTCGTCTCCCGAATCCGTGGCCAGGAGAAATACGACTCCCTCGACGAGCTCATCGCAGCCATCGACCGCGATGTGGCAGCCACCCGTAAGGCTGTGCTAGGGTAA
- a CDS encoding metallophosphoesterase family protein: MQGADDSLAAQLAYTAAVAGGAGEEETRGAVTLWAVSDLHVGARGNRDLVVDLVRPRNPEDWLIVAGDVAEDLDVVIDVLAELRQRFAKVIYAPGNHELYARAGHGPVGKAKYEELIRRCRRIGIYTPEDPYQQFAGHTIVPLFTLYDHSWRDLTDTPEEAIAKAHAQGLVLSDYYMIRPFVDLPLWCRERLAYSVRRLGQVTGPTVLVNHWPLAQESLRRVRYPEIGLFSGTRHTQQWGRRYRAAAVIHGHLHIPLGVEVDGVPHVEVSLGYPRERKRSLPPRQKLELWPYPVIRVPHTSGPQAGFEERRGGK; this comes from the coding sequence ATGCAGGGCGCAGATGATTCGCTGGCAGCGCAGCTCGCCTACACCGCCGCCGTCGCCGGCGGTGCGGGGGAGGAAGAGACCCGGGGTGCGGTGACTCTGTGGGCTGTCAGCGACCTGCACGTGGGTGCGCGCGGCAACCGCGATCTCGTTGTCGACCTGGTGCGGCCCCGCAACCCCGAGGACTGGCTGATCGTGGCAGGCGACGTCGCCGAAGACCTGGACGTGGTGATCGACGTGCTGGCCGAGCTTCGGCAGCGCTTCGCCAAGGTGATCTACGCGCCCGGGAACCATGAGCTCTACGCCCGTGCAGGGCACGGGCCGGTGGGAAAAGCGAAATACGAGGAGCTCATCCGTCGTTGCCGGCGCATTGGGATCTACACTCCGGAGGATCCGTACCAACAGTTCGCTGGGCACACCATCGTCCCCCTGTTCACTCTCTACGATCACTCCTGGCGCGATCTGACCGACACCCCGGAGGAAGCGATTGCCAAGGCGCACGCGCAAGGTCTGGTCTTGAGTGATTACTACATGATCCGGCCTTTCGTGGATCTCCCGCTGTGGTGCCGGGAGCGCCTGGCCTATTCGGTGCGCCGCCTGGGGCAGGTCACTGGCCCCACCGTGCTCGTGAACCACTGGCCCTTGGCGCAGGAATCCTTGCGGCGCGTGCGATACCCCGAGATCGGGCTGTTCTCCGGCACCCGGCACACCCAGCAGTGGGGTAGGCGTTATCGCGCGGCAGCTGTCATTCACGGGCATCTTCACATACCTTTAGGTGTTGAAGTTGATGGTGTGCCTCATGTGGAAGTTTCCCTGGGCTATCCGAGGGAACGGAAGCGCAGCTTGCCCCCGCGGCAAAAGCTTGAGTTGTGGCCCTATCCAGTCATCCGCGTCCCGCACACATCTGGTCCACAAGCTGGTTTCGAGGAAAGGCGAGGAGGGAAGTAG
- a CDS encoding 4'-phosphopantetheinyl transferase family protein, whose amino-acid sequence MWNDVVISSHQTEPIQAYDHQFQRVPSLLQPGRLLSGVRCVEYHSSAENLRNYHGLPVVEQELVATAVDRRKAEFGDSRWCAHRAMEQFIPDQPILRGLRGMPEFPAPVVGSMTHTTGYRAAVVGRASRWSSLGIDAEPLTPLPEGVFATIASPEERAGLRRLSRRLGRGHDAQGSLGVVLFSAKEAVYKAWYPLTQQFLDFDQARIELREDGSFKARLLVGNAPVPAIEGLWSAAEGYALTMAGVRA is encoded by the coding sequence ATGTGGAATGACGTTGTGATCTCATCGCATCAGACGGAGCCGATTCAGGCCTACGACCACCAGTTCCAGCGGGTGCCCTCCCTGCTCCAACCCGGGCGCCTGCTGAGCGGGGTGCGGTGCGTCGAGTACCACTCCTCGGCCGAAAACCTGCGCAACTACCACGGTCTTCCCGTCGTGGAGCAGGAGCTCGTCGCCACCGCGGTGGACCGTCGCAAGGCCGAATTCGGGGACTCCCGGTGGTGTGCCCACCGCGCGATGGAGCAGTTCATCCCGGACCAACCGATTCTTCGTGGCCTCCGGGGGATGCCGGAGTTTCCCGCCCCGGTTGTCGGCTCGATGACGCACACCACCGGCTACCGGGCGGCCGTGGTGGGGCGCGCCAGCCGCTGGAGTTCCTTAGGCATCGACGCCGAGCCGCTCACTCCGCTCCCGGAGGGAGTGTTCGCAACGATCGCGAGCCCGGAGGAGCGTGCAGGCCTGCGGCGACTGTCCCGCCGCCTGGGCCGCGGCCACGATGCCCAGGGATCCCTGGGAGTGGTGCTCTTCTCCGCGAAGGAGGCGGTGTACAAGGCCTGGTACCCGCTGACCCAGCAGTTCCTGGACTTCGACCAGGCACGCATCGAACTCCGCGAGGACGGGAGCTTTAAGGCCCGGTTGCTCGTCGGGAACGCTCCGGTTCCCGCCATTGAGGGCCTGTGGTCAGCAGCTGAAGGCTACGCGCTGACGATGGCGGGCGTGCGCGCCTAA
- the thyX gene encoding FAD-dependent thymidylate synthase, whose protein sequence is MATPVELDVQLIGHTQFHAPADIDWETDTDGPSALLEFAGRACYETWDKPNPHTATNAAYLRHIMDVGHLAVLEHSSATMYLRGVSRSCAHEVMRHRMFSFSQLSQRYVPDDEARVIVPRSVQDNPDLEKLFLQAADVAHGAYTEILDSLNEELDEGASARVNAALRAKQARQAARAVLPNAAETRFVMSGNFRSWRHFIAMRATEHADPEIRRVAIACLVELQSIAPEVFEDFSITELRDKTQIATSPYVSDI, encoded by the coding sequence ATGGCAACACCGGTGGAACTCGACGTCCAGCTCATCGGGCATACCCAATTCCACGCACCGGCGGATATCGACTGGGAAACGGATACCGATGGCCCGTCCGCGCTTCTCGAATTCGCTGGGCGCGCGTGCTACGAGACTTGGGATAAACCCAACCCGCACACCGCAACGAATGCCGCCTACCTCCGCCACATCATGGACGTGGGCCACCTCGCGGTATTGGAGCACTCCAGCGCCACGATGTACTTGCGCGGCGTGTCTCGCTCCTGTGCCCACGAGGTCATGCGGCACCGGATGTTCTCCTTCAGCCAGCTTTCCCAGCGCTACGTCCCGGATGACGAGGCACGGGTCATTGTGCCGCGCAGCGTGCAGGATAACCCTGACCTGGAGAAGCTCTTTCTCCAGGCGGCAGACGTCGCGCACGGCGCCTACACCGAAATCCTGGATAGCCTCAACGAGGAGCTCGATGAGGGAGCAAGCGCGAGGGTGAACGCTGCGCTTCGGGCCAAGCAAGCCCGGCAAGCGGCACGCGCTGTCCTGCCGAACGCGGCGGAGACCCGGTTCGTCATGTCCGGCAACTTCCGCAGCTGGCGACATTTCATCGCCATGCGGGCGACCGAGCACGCCGACCCGGAGATTCGCCGGGTGGCGATTGCATGCCTCGTTGAGCTCCAGTCGATCGCCCCGGAGGTGTTCGAGGACTTCTCGATCACCGAGCTGCGGGATAAGACCCAGATCGCGACAAGCCCCTACGTGAGCGATATCTAG
- a CDS encoding polyribonucleotide nucleotidyltransferase, protein MSSKKNNLPKNVSVEMVDPDAGIWEATATIDNGDFGSRTLRFETGLLARQADGAVTAYLDEDTILLSTTTASRSPREGIDFFPLTVDVEERMYSAGRIPGSFFRREGRPGTDAILAARLIDRPLRPTFVKGLRNEVQVVITVMSIDPNEMYDVLAINGASASTQLSGLPVSSSVGGVRMALVVDEEHPEGQWVAFPTREQVSQSVFELVVAGRVTEPAKGGRGKKSQPNVAVMMVEAGATDNVVERIAEGAPAPTEAVVAEGIEAAKPFIATLCAAQDALRDAVDTESREFELFPPFDEDVYSAVEAECDADVAQIMTIADKQERDESLAENMQETVDALIEQFPERESEIRAAHNDLTRTIVRQRILEDGFRIDGRDHTSIRDLGIVVQLLPRAHGSALFERGETQILGVTTLDTLKMEQTIDSLGPETSKRYIHHYNFPPYSTGETGRVGSPKRREIGHGALAERALTPVLPSREEFPYTIRQVSEALGSNGSTSMGSVCASTLSLYNAGVPLKAPVAGIAMGLVSGLVDGKEKFVSLTDILGAEDAFGDMDFKVAGTSEYVTALQLDTKLDGLPSEVLASALGQARSARLEILQLMEDAIDAPDQMSELAPRITKISIPQNKIGEVIGPKGKTINQITEETGANISIEDDGTVFVSAVGGEAAEAAIEKINAIANPQQPKVGDRFLGTVVKTTAFGAFISLLPGRDGLLHISNIGGDRRIEKVEDELNVGDKIQVEIADIDNRGKISLVPVDED, encoded by the coding sequence ATGAGCTCCAAGAAAAACAATCTCCCTAAGAACGTCTCCGTTGAGATGGTCGACCCGGATGCAGGGATCTGGGAAGCAACCGCAACCATCGACAACGGGGACTTTGGTTCCCGCACCCTCCGCTTCGAGACCGGCCTGCTGGCACGCCAGGCGGACGGGGCCGTCACCGCGTACCTGGACGAGGACACGATCCTGCTGTCCACGACGACGGCCTCCCGTTCCCCGCGCGAGGGCATCGACTTCTTCCCGCTGACCGTTGACGTCGAGGAGCGCATGTACTCCGCCGGCCGCATCCCGGGCAGCTTCTTCCGCCGCGAGGGTCGCCCGGGTACGGACGCTATCCTCGCCGCTCGCCTCATCGACCGCCCGCTGCGTCCGACCTTTGTCAAGGGCCTGCGCAACGAGGTGCAGGTCGTCATCACCGTGATGTCCATTGACCCGAACGAGATGTACGACGTCCTTGCCATCAACGGCGCGTCCGCATCCACCCAGCTCTCCGGCCTGCCGGTGTCCAGCTCGGTCGGTGGCGTGCGCATGGCGCTGGTCGTGGATGAGGAGCACCCGGAGGGCCAGTGGGTTGCCTTCCCGACGCGTGAGCAGGTTTCCCAGTCCGTCTTTGAGCTGGTCGTCGCCGGTCGCGTGACCGAGCCGGCGAAGGGTGGCCGGGGCAAGAAGTCCCAGCCGAACGTCGCTGTCATGATGGTCGAGGCAGGCGCCACCGACAATGTCGTCGAGCGCATCGCGGAGGGCGCGCCGGCACCGACCGAGGCCGTGGTCGCCGAGGGTATCGAGGCCGCCAAGCCTTTCATCGCCACCCTGTGCGCCGCTCAGGACGCGCTGCGCGACGCGGTGGACACCGAGTCTCGCGAGTTCGAGCTCTTCCCGCCGTTCGATGAGGATGTTTACTCCGCCGTTGAGGCCGAGTGCGATGCGGATGTCGCGCAGATTATGACGATCGCCGATAAGCAGGAGCGCGACGAGTCCCTCGCGGAGAACATGCAGGAGACCGTTGATGCCCTGATCGAGCAGTTCCCGGAGCGAGAGTCCGAGATCCGTGCGGCTCACAATGACCTGACCCGCACCATCGTGCGCCAGCGCATCTTGGAGGACGGCTTCCGCATCGACGGCCGCGATCACACCTCGATTCGCGACTTGGGCATCGTGGTGCAGCTGCTGCCGCGTGCCCACGGCTCCGCACTCTTCGAGCGTGGCGAGACCCAGATCCTCGGCGTGACCACCTTGGACACCCTGAAGATGGAGCAGACCATCGATTCCCTGGGGCCGGAGACCTCCAAGCGCTACATCCACCACTACAACTTCCCGCCGTACTCCACCGGCGAGACCGGCCGCGTCGGCAGCCCGAAGCGCCGCGAAATCGGCCACGGTGCTCTGGCTGAGCGCGCCCTGACCCCGGTGCTGCCGTCTCGCGAGGAGTTCCCGTACACCATCCGCCAGGTCTCCGAGGCTCTCGGTTCGAATGGTTCGACCTCCATGGGCTCCGTGTGCGCCTCTACGCTCTCGCTGTACAACGCCGGCGTCCCACTGAAGGCGCCAGTGGCGGGTATCGCGATGGGCCTGGTCTCCGGCCTCGTCGATGGCAAGGAGAAGTTCGTCAGCCTCACCGACATCCTCGGTGCGGAGGACGCCTTCGGTGACATGGACTTCAAGGTCGCCGGCACCTCCGAGTACGTCACCGCCCTGCAGCTGGACACCAAGCTCGACGGCCTGCCTTCTGAGGTGCTGGCTTCCGCGCTTGGCCAGGCGCGCAGCGCCCGCCTCGAGATCCTGCAGCTGATGGAAGACGCCATCGACGCGCCGGACCAGATGAGCGAGCTGGCGCCACGCATCACGAAGATCTCCATCCCGCAGAACAAGATTGGTGAGGTCATCGGCCCGAAGGGCAAGACCATCAACCAGATCACCGAGGAGACCGGCGCTAACATCTCCATCGAGGACGACGGCACCGTGTTCGTCTCCGCCGTGGGCGGCGAGGCCGCGGAGGCCGCGATCGAGAAGATCAACGCGATCGCCAACCCGCAGCAGCCGAAGGTCGGGGACCGCTTCCTTGGCACGGTTGTGAAGACCACCGCTTTCGGTGCCTTCATCTCCCTGCTGCCGGGGCGCGACGGTCTGCTGCACATCTCGAATATCGGCGGCGACCGCCGGATCGAGAAGGTTGAGGACGAGCTCAACGTCGGCGATAAGATCCAGGTCGAGATCGCTGATATCGACAACCGGGGCAAGATCTCCCTGGTTCCGGTCGACGAGGACTAA
- the rpsO gene encoding 30S ribosomal protein S15, which translates to MALSKDEKAATLKEFGLHETDTGSPEAQVALLSARINQLTEHLKDHKHDHHSRRGLLLLVGRRKGLLKYLASTDIERYRSLIERLGLRR; encoded by the coding sequence ATGGCACTGTCCAAGGACGAGAAGGCAGCAACTCTCAAGGAGTTCGGCCTGCACGAGACCGACACCGGTTCCCCGGAGGCGCAGGTTGCTCTGCTGAGCGCCCGCATCAACCAGCTCACCGAGCACCTGAAGGATCACAAGCACGATCACCACTCCCGCCGTGGTCTGCTGCTGCTGGTCGGTCGCCGCAAGGGTCTGCTGAAGTACCTGGCTTCCACCGATATCGAGCGCTACCGCTCCCTGATCGAGCGTCTGGGCCTGCGTCGCTAA